From the Priestia koreensis genome, one window contains:
- a CDS encoding CD3324 family protein — MAEMKHVKAATVLPEELILEIQQYIQGETIYIPKLEKVREKWGSRSGERQRIDERNEAIREAFQNGEKIAQLADDYFLSVETIKKIVYTKT; from the coding sequence CTGGCAGAAATGAAACATGTAAAAGCAGCTACGGTGCTGCCTGAGGAGTTAATTTTAGAAATTCAACAATATATTCAAGGTGAGACCATTTATATTCCAAAGCTAGAAAAGGTACGGGAGAAATGGGGGTCTCGTTCAGGTGAACGTCAGCGGATCGACGAACGGAACGAGGCGATTAGAGAAGCCTTTCAAAATGGAGAGAAAATTGCTCAGTTGGCAGATGACTATTTTCTTTCCGTTGAAACCATTAAAAAAATTGTTTATACGAAGACGTAG
- a CDS encoding SMP-30/gluconolactonase/LRE family protein, protein MTKQVELVVDAHATLGEGPYWDLETQQLYWVDIEEKKLNLFTPSTGENKTYPVGELVGAVVTREKGGVVLAMQNGLHFFDVETGEFTFLHDPESHIENNRFNDGKCDPAGRFWIGTMDINDTEGKGSLYCLDVNQELTKKLDNVSISNGLAWSPDQKTLYYIDTPTQHIFKFDYDVESGEISNRKAIIDFTNIEGSPDGMTIDAEGMLWVAHWGGSRVSRWNPHTATLLEEIAVPSLNVTACTFGGENLDELYITTARIGTEEDVLATFPHAGGLYKVKPGVKGMAPFTYKG, encoded by the coding sequence ATGACAAAACAGGTAGAACTAGTAGTGGACGCGCATGCAACATTAGGAGAGGGACCGTACTGGGACTTAGAAACGCAGCAACTTTATTGGGTAGATATTGAGGAGAAAAAGCTGAATTTGTTTACTCCGTCAACAGGAGAAAATAAAACATATCCTGTAGGAGAATTGGTAGGAGCCGTTGTAACGAGAGAAAAAGGTGGGGTTGTACTAGCGATGCAAAATGGCCTTCATTTTTTTGATGTAGAAACAGGGGAATTTACCTTTTTACATGATCCAGAATCACATATCGAAAACAATCGTTTTAATGACGGGAAATGTGACCCTGCAGGGCGGTTTTGGATCGGGACAATGGATATTAATGATACAGAAGGAAAAGGTAGTCTATACTGTTTGGATGTGAATCAAGAACTGACAAAGAAGCTCGACAATGTGAGTATTTCAAACGGACTAGCATGGTCTCCAGATCAAAAAACGCTTTACTACATTGATACGCCCACTCAGCACATCTTCAAATTTGATTACGATGTGGAATCAGGTGAGATCAGTAATCGTAAGGCTATTATTGATTTTACAAATATTGAAGGGTCACCTGATGGAATGACGATTGATGCTGAAGGAATGCTTTGGGTTGCTCATTGGGGAGGTTCACGTGTATCGAGATGGAATCCTCATACAGCCACTCTGTTAGAAGAGATCGCTGTACCATCTTTAAATGTAACCGCTTGTACATTTGGCGGGGAGAATTTGGACGAGCTTTACATCACAACCGCACGAATCGGTACAGAAGAGGATGTACTTGCTACGTTTCCTCATGCAGGTGGACTTTATAAAGTGAAGCCTGGTGTTAAAGGAATGGCGCCGTTTACCTATAAGGGATAA
- a CDS encoding GNAT family N-acetyltransferase, which produces MFNYVIDNEISLRLIQKEDAEELFNLMNRSRDYLREWLPWVDNMTCPEDYHGIINIWLDQFTNNDGFQAAISYNGQIAGLAGFHALDWQNHKTTIGYWLGEGFQGKGIMTRVVSGMLRYAFEEYGLNRVEIRCGVHNHKSRAIPERLGLVQEGIIRDGEYLYDHFHDLVVYGILAREWDERIKTQERA; this is translated from the coding sequence ATGTTTAATTATGTCATTGACAACGAAATTTCACTGCGACTTATTCAAAAAGAGGATGCGGAAGAACTATTTAATCTCATGAATCGTTCAAGGGATTACCTACGCGAGTGGCTACCTTGGGTAGATAATATGACGTGCCCTGAAGACTACCACGGAATTATTAACATCTGGCTTGATCAATTTACGAATAATGATGGGTTTCAGGCAGCGATTAGCTATAATGGTCAGATTGCTGGGCTAGCCGGCTTTCATGCGCTTGACTGGCAAAACCATAAAACAACGATTGGGTACTGGCTTGGTGAAGGCTTTCAAGGAAAAGGAATCATGACTCGAGTAGTGAGCGGCATGCTTCGGTATGCGTTCGAAGAGTATGGATTGAACCGTGTTGAAATTCGCTGTGGCGTTCACAACCATAAAAGTCGTGCGATTCCTGAACGATTAGGTCTTGTCCAAGAAGGAATTATTCGTGACGGTGAATATCTCTATGATCATTTTCACGATTTGGTGGTGTATGGCATTTTAGCACGTGAATGGGATGAACGTATAAAAACACAGGAAAGAGCGTGA
- a CDS encoding AzlC family ABC transporter permease, whose amino-acid sequence MQPTAKLAPPVTSSSLSMYRKGVATALPIVIGYIPIALTFGLLAKQAGIPVFETGMMSLLVFAGASQFMAVNMLSIGTGAFEIIFATFILNFRHFIMNLSLMNILEKTPFHWKLGLSALLTDETFAMAALHQEQAAKKRSYYFFAGIMTASCASWVFGSVIGSLAADFFPKSLSDSMGIALYAMFIGLLVPSVKKEWRYGVIAICSMLLNLFFSMWLSSGWSIVLATILGGAIGMLLTRGGTE is encoded by the coding sequence ATGCAGCCTACGGCTAAACTAGCACCACCGGTAACTTCATCCTCTCTATCGATGTATCGAAAAGGTGTCGCAACCGCTCTTCCCATCGTGATCGGTTATATTCCGATCGCGCTCACTTTTGGTCTTTTGGCGAAGCAAGCTGGCATCCCGGTTTTTGAAACGGGTATGATGAGTTTACTCGTCTTTGCTGGAGCTAGTCAGTTTATGGCGGTCAATATGCTTTCCATTGGAACAGGTGCGTTTGAAATTATATTTGCAACGTTCATTTTAAATTTCCGCCATTTTATTATGAATTTATCCTTGATGAACATACTCGAGAAAACGCCGTTTCACTGGAAGTTAGGCTTATCTGCTCTGCTAACGGATGAAACCTTTGCTATGGCAGCACTTCATCAGGAGCAGGCCGCAAAAAAACGAAGTTATTATTTTTTCGCTGGAATCATGACCGCATCCTGTGCTTCTTGGGTATTCGGGTCAGTCATTGGCAGTCTAGCAGCCGATTTCTTTCCGAAAAGTTTAAGTGATAGCATGGGAATTGCGTTGTATGCCATGTTCATCGGACTACTTGTTCCGTCCGTAAAGAAAGAATGGCGCTATGGTGTCATTGCGATTTGTAGCATGCTGCTCAACCTCTTCTTTTCCATGTGGTTAAGCAGTGGATGGTCAATCGTTTTGGCAACAATCCTTGGAGGAGCCATTGGCATGCTTCTAACAAGGGGGGGAACCGAATGA
- a CDS encoding AzlD domain-containing protein produces the protein MIWIVIIGMSIATLIPRLLPAVLMSKIAFPTWMKKWLEAIPYAALGALIFPGIMSVNPDHQLVGIIGGIVAILLGLLNVHIIFVIAGAIGSVMLSNWLIVPLLF, from the coding sequence ATGATTTGGATCGTCATTATCGGCATGTCTATTGCTACGTTAATTCCGCGCTTGTTACCTGCTGTGTTAATGAGCAAAATTGCATTTCCAACGTGGATGAAAAAGTGGCTAGAGGCGATTCCCTACGCTGCTTTAGGTGCCCTCATCTTTCCTGGCATTATGTCCGTCAACCCCGATCATCAGCTCGTTGGCATCATTGGTGGTATTGTAGCGATTTTGCTTGGTTTATTGAATGTACATATTATTTTTGTGATCGCAGGGGCAATCGGATCGGTCATGCTGTCAAACTGGCTCATCGTACCTCTTCTTTTCTAA
- a CDS encoding FMN-binding negative transcriptional regulator — translation MYIPKYFKMNEEKELFQFMNDYSFATVISMHEGVPTATQLPLVIDEDNRQLYGHFARANGQWKDAENQEVLVLFQGPHAYISPSWYESTQAVPTWNYVAVHVYGTLKMMEDANDVASALSDMVSVYESPTSTYRLEEAGEDYLHGLQKGIVGFHISIERIEGKEKLSQNHSVDRQKRIVAALEKQPYEDSHKIAERMKKKIQYNESKDRER, via the coding sequence ATGTACATACCTAAGTATTTTAAAATGAACGAAGAAAAAGAGCTTTTTCAATTTATGAATGATTACAGCTTTGCAACCGTCATTTCTATGCACGAAGGGGTGCCCACTGCAACGCAATTGCCACTTGTAATTGATGAAGACAATAGACAGCTATACGGTCATTTCGCACGGGCGAATGGACAGTGGAAGGATGCAGAAAATCAAGAGGTGCTTGTACTTTTTCAAGGACCACATGCTTATATTTCACCTTCGTGGTATGAGTCCACACAGGCAGTTCCGACGTGGAACTATGTAGCCGTTCACGTGTATGGAACGTTGAAGATGATGGAAGATGCTAACGACGTAGCTTCGGCACTATCTGACATGGTGTCAGTGTATGAAAGTCCGACAAGTACATATCGCCTTGAAGAGGCGGGGGAAGACTACTTGCACGGTCTTCAAAAAGGAATTGTTGGATTTCACATTTCCATCGAACGAATTGAAGGGAAAGAAAAGCTTAGCCAAAACCACTCCGTTGACCGGCAAAAACGAATTGTTGCGGCATTAGAGAAACAACCTTATGAAGACAGCCATAAAATTGCGGAACGGATGAAGAAAAAAATTCAATATAACGAATCAAAAGACAGAGAGCGCTAG
- a CDS encoding transcriptional repressor, which translates to MIKTKYLTYLKEKGCNCTPQRTMILSYLNDYGDTFISLRTMMENIKKQNPHITYRTVQRNIYLFVEIGLLTTMIINGQEGFRLNL; encoded by the coding sequence ATGATTAAAACGAAATATCTCACCTATTTAAAAGAAAAAGGATGTAACTGTACGCCACAGCGAACGATGATCTTATCGTATTTAAATGATTACGGAGATACGTTTATTTCGCTCAGAACCATGATGGAAAATATAAAAAAACAGAATCCTCACATTACCTACCGTACCGTTCAGCGAAATATTTACTTGTTTGTTGAGATCGGATTACTCACTACAATGATTATAAATGGGCAAGAAGGCTTTCGCTTAAATCTTTGA
- a CDS encoding sensor histidine kinase has translation MSYKQIKWLILILPTITIGVWEYSRHAFLLPYLSMEVGNFLSPVIVFTVTIIFLLRLFSLLEKMQEELRRERAKKAALLEREKLARELHDGIAQSLFLLSVKVNKFGRQYDLESKEDFQKMKQTIQHVHEDIRQSITNLKEIPDSEEFKWRNTISRYLAELQTNYQMNVDFQWHLSEERLTTKEKVELFACIKEATINVVKHAKTDKIWILARETSSGWLCEVRDEGIGFAKETTKAHGFGLQILQSRAAEMNWVLTVQKEQQQTIVRIQKEEA, from the coding sequence ATGAGCTACAAACAAATAAAATGGCTTATTTTAATTCTCCCTACCATTACAATTGGCGTCTGGGAATACAGTCGGCACGCATTTTTACTTCCCTACTTGTCGATGGAGGTTGGAAACTTTTTATCTCCCGTTATTGTTTTCACCGTAACGATTATCTTTTTGCTTCGCTTGTTCTCCCTGTTAGAGAAAATGCAGGAGGAGCTACGCCGTGAACGCGCGAAAAAGGCAGCGTTATTAGAACGGGAAAAGCTGGCACGTGAACTTCATGACGGCATTGCTCAGTCGCTTTTCCTTCTTTCTGTAAAAGTCAACAAGTTCGGTCGTCAATATGACTTGGAATCAAAAGAAGACTTTCAAAAAATGAAGCAGACGATTCAGCACGTACATGAAGATATTCGCCAATCCATTACCAATTTAAAAGAGATTCCAGATAGCGAAGAATTTAAGTGGAGAAACACCATTTCTCGTTATTTAGCTGAGCTACAGACCAATTATCAGATGAATGTTGATTTTCAGTGGCACCTTTCGGAAGAGCGACTGACGACGAAAGAGAAAGTGGAGTTGTTTGCTTGCATAAAAGAAGCCACAATTAACGTGGTGAAGCATGCAAAAACGGATAAAATTTGGATTTTGGCTCGTGAAACATCGTCTGGTTGGCTGTGTGAGGTGCGTGATGAGGGCATTGGATTCGCAAAGGAAACGACAAAAGCGCACGGGTTTGGTCTGCAAATTCTACAAAGTCGCGCAGCTGAAATGAACTGGGTCCTGACGGTTCAAAAAGAACAACAACAAACAATCGTTCGAATTCAAAAGGAGGAAGCATAA
- a CDS encoding response regulator, whose product MDTFRLLVVDDHPHAREAIRDILAEHEEFIIIGEAKNGKEAIQFAQEWLPDLILMDIKMPVMDGLEATKVIKRQFPSIKIVMMTVSDDITDLFDALKKGAQGYLLKNIQSDEWIEYLRAFALDEVPMSKEIAFRILNEFPQKKATQETPLSVRELEVLQLVAKGMSNRDISTHLYISEHTVKSHLKNILGKLHLENRVQLTSYAYEQGLMN is encoded by the coding sequence ATGGATACTTTTCGTCTGCTTGTTGTAGATGACCATCCCCATGCACGAGAAGCAATCCGAGACATTTTAGCCGAGCATGAAGAGTTTATTATTATTGGAGAAGCTAAAAATGGTAAAGAAGCGATTCAATTTGCTCAGGAATGGTTGCCAGATCTCATTTTAATGGATATCAAAATGCCCGTTATGGATGGTCTTGAAGCTACTAAGGTCATTAAGAGACAATTCCCGTCTATTAAAATTGTCATGATGACGGTGTCTGATGATATTACGGATTTATTTGATGCTTTGAAAAAAGGTGCACAGGGCTATTTATTAAAAAACATTCAATCTGATGAGTGGATTGAATACTTACGTGCCTTTGCCTTAGATGAGGTGCCAATGTCAAAAGAAATTGCGTTTCGTATTTTAAATGAGTTTCCGCAAAAGAAAGCTACTCAGGAGACGCCGCTTTCCGTACGAGAACTAGAGGTTTTACAGCTTGTGGCAAAGGGCATGTCAAACCGGGATATTTCAACCCACCTATATATCTCTGAACATACGGTAAAAAGCCATCTAAAGAACATTTTAGGAAAGCTTCATTTAGAAAATCGCGTCCAGCTCACTAGCTATGCGTATGAACAAGGTCTAATGAACTAA
- the murI gene encoding glutamate racemase, with translation MRIGFFDSGIGGLTVLNEAIKQCKGEDFLYFADTLHVPYGPKSKEEVLEGVKHSVQMMIDENIKALVIACNTATSIAVNELRRTYDIPIIGMEPAAKPAIQISQPLGKRVLVFATELTLKQTKYAELISEIDHDSIVDSLPLPELVEFCEQLNFDQDELTAFFQKKLAHFDLSQYGTIVLGCTHFPYFKSVLRRFLPPHIQLVDGSAGTVKQLKHVLSAQNILNTEGTGHIKFMCSTHDVDYIMKMQQGLAVLQGMEEE, from the coding sequence ATGAGAATTGGTTTTTTTGATTCAGGAATTGGTGGTTTAACGGTCTTGAATGAAGCAATAAAGCAATGTAAAGGAGAAGACTTTCTATACTTTGCCGATACGCTTCACGTTCCCTACGGCCCTAAATCAAAGGAAGAAGTACTTGAAGGTGTTAAGCACTCTGTTCAAATGATGATAGATGAAAACATCAAAGCTCTCGTTATTGCTTGTAACACAGCTACGAGCATCGCGGTAAACGAGCTTCGACGTACATACGATATTCCGATTATTGGCATGGAGCCAGCGGCAAAGCCGGCGATCCAAATTAGTCAACCTTTAGGGAAACGCGTGCTCGTGTTTGCAACAGAGCTTACATTAAAGCAAACGAAGTATGCGGAGCTTATTTCGGAGATTGATCACGATTCAATCGTTGACTCCCTTCCGCTTCCTGAGCTCGTGGAGTTTTGTGAGCAATTGAATTTTGATCAAGATGAACTAACGGCGTTCTTTCAAAAGAAGCTTGCACACTTTGATTTAAGTCAGTACGGAACGATCGTTCTTGGCTGCACACATTTTCCTTATTTTAAGTCTGTCTTAAGACGTTTCCTGCCACCACACATCCAGCTCGTTGATGGCAGTGCTGGAACAGTTAAGCAGTTGAAACACGTGCTGTCTGCGCAGAACATACTTAACACAGAAGGAACTGGTCACATTAAGTTCATGTGCTCGACTCACGACGTGGATTATATAATGAAAATGCAGCAGGGGTTAGCCGTATTACAAGGCATGGAGGAAGAATAG
- a CDS encoding VOC family protein, with product MKQTLPVKNQMNGVFIHVTNLRASAEWYGNLLGLDIQLDQVSSPVYNLPVVGSTSLTLDDHTFDPHFIHTPSSNPIFNFYAPDIDEAYSYIKQHNIIVTREIERVEETAWFNIQDPDGNVIMICNC from the coding sequence ATGAAGCAAACGTTACCTGTAAAAAATCAAATGAACGGGGTCTTTATTCACGTTACGAATCTGCGGGCATCTGCTGAGTGGTATGGAAACTTGCTAGGATTGGACATTCAGCTCGATCAAGTATCATCGCCCGTTTACAATCTGCCTGTCGTTGGGAGCACGTCACTTACGCTAGACGACCACACCTTTGATCCACATTTCATCCATACACCGTCATCTAACCCTATTTTTAACTTCTATGCGCCTGATATCGATGAGGCATACAGTTATATTAAACAGCATAATATCATCGTTACGAGAGAAATTGAGCGCGTAGAAGAAACAGCTTGGTTCAATATTCAAGACCCTGATGGCAATGTAATTATGATCTGTAATTGCTAA
- a CDS encoding amino acid ABC transporter ATP-binding protein codes for MTEAKEMIKVKKLNKSFGDLHVLKDVDLTVFESDVVCLIGASGSGKSTLLRCLNFLEKKDNGTIMIENEEVDLSRNDVNKIRERVGMVFQHFNLFPHKTVLENVIEAPIHVKKMGKREATEEGKALLEKVGLADKANVYPSKLSGGQKQRVAIARALAMKPDIMLFDEPTSALDPELVGEVLTTMKELAKEGMTMVVVTHEMGFAREVADWVVYMNDGKIIEVGHPDELFDQPKEARTKEFLQTTMLK; via the coding sequence ATGACGGAAGCAAAAGAGATGATTAAAGTAAAAAAGCTAAATAAATCGTTCGGGGATCTTCATGTGTTAAAAGACGTGGATTTAACCGTGTTCGAAAGTGATGTTGTTTGCTTAATCGGAGCTAGTGGATCGGGAAAAAGTACGCTGCTCCGATGTCTGAATTTTTTAGAAAAGAAGGATAACGGAACGATTATGATTGAAAATGAAGAAGTGGATTTATCTCGCAACGATGTGAACAAAATCAGGGAGCGAGTAGGAATGGTGTTTCAGCACTTTAATCTCTTTCCACATAAAACGGTGTTAGAGAACGTCATTGAGGCACCGATTCATGTAAAGAAAATGGGGAAAAGAGAGGCTACTGAAGAAGGAAAAGCGCTTCTTGAAAAAGTAGGATTAGCGGATAAAGCGAACGTCTATCCTAGCAAGCTATCAGGGGGACAGAAACAGCGTGTCGCGATTGCCCGAGCACTAGCGATGAAACCAGATATTATGCTGTTTGATGAGCCCACCTCAGCCCTTGATCCTGAGCTTGTGGGAGAGGTGTTAACGACGATGAAGGAGCTTGCAAAAGAGGGAATGACGATGGTAGTCGTGACGCATGAAATGGGCTTTGCTAGAGAAGTCGCCGACTGGGTGGTATATATGAACGACGGAAAAATCATTGAAGTCGGACATCCAGATGAGCTGTTTGATCAACCAAAGGAAGCACGAACGAAAGAATTTTTACAAACCACCATGTTGAAGTGA
- a CDS encoding amino acid ABC transporter permease, whose protein sequence is MPSFSHLFSTLIESKGVFLDAMLITLELTVVSIIFGIIIGLFFALLKISNIKILAWISDAYVYLVRGTPLIVQIFILYFGISGLFLLPDFWAASLALAFHNGAYIAEIFRGSIQAVNKGQMEAGRSLGMSASLTMRRIILPQAFRRALPPLGNQFIIGLKDSSLAAFISMNELFNVSTTLGSNNFDEMTYLLIVAIYYLVLVAILTIVVNIIEKKLAVSD, encoded by the coding sequence GTGCCAAGTTTTTCACATTTATTTTCCACACTAATTGAAAGCAAAGGGGTTTTTCTCGATGCGATGCTTATTACGTTAGAATTAACGGTCGTATCGATTATATTTGGAATTATCATCGGTCTCTTTTTCGCGTTACTGAAAATCTCAAACATTAAAATACTCGCGTGGATTTCCGATGCATACGTGTATTTAGTGAGGGGAACACCGCTAATCGTTCAAATTTTCATTTTATATTTTGGCATAAGCGGATTATTTTTGCTACCTGATTTTTGGGCAGCGTCTCTTGCACTTGCCTTTCATAACGGAGCGTATATCGCTGAGATTTTCCGTGGGTCCATTCAAGCCGTCAACAAAGGACAAATGGAGGCAGGGCGTTCGCTCGGCATGTCTGCTAGCTTAACCATGCGTCGCATTATTTTACCTCAAGCCTTTCGCCGTGCTCTTCCACCGCTTGGAAATCAATTTATTATTGGCTTGAAGGATTCTTCTCTTGCTGCCTTTATATCCATGAATGAGCTGTTTAACGTTTCCACGACGCTTGGCTCAAATAATTTTGATGAAATGACCTATTTATTAATTGTCGCCATCTATTACCTCGTGTTAGTCGCCATTTTAACGATTGTCGTGAACATAATCGAGAAGAAACTTGCCGTAAGTGATTAA
- a CDS encoding transporter substrate-binding domain-containing protein: protein MKRVIGVLLLGVAVILTGCAQKDELADGTKLIHKNEFIFAASGEFKPFSYVRNKDLTMTGFDVAVGEAIAHELGLEPVQKRIKFKGIVEGIKTGRADAAVASHTINPGRSKQVLFSTPYYYSGPQIFTRPDSDIKTVEDLKGKEVAVAKGSTYAATAARYTNNIKQYDSDITALKALSIGRHDAVITDFVTGRSAKKEGFKIVPKQLIERSEQAVVMPKDNPQLVKRVNEALERLRKNGTLKKISIEYFGEDITEKPEK from the coding sequence ATGAAGCGAGTGATAGGAGTGCTTCTTTTAGGAGTCGCGGTCATCTTAACAGGTTGCGCCCAAAAAGATGAGCTAGCGGACGGGACAAAGTTAATTCATAAAAACGAATTTATCTTTGCCGCATCAGGAGAATTTAAGCCGTTTAGCTACGTTCGAAATAAAGATTTAACCATGACCGGGTTTGACGTTGCCGTTGGCGAAGCGATCGCACATGAACTGGGACTAGAACCCGTACAAAAACGAATTAAATTTAAAGGGATCGTAGAAGGAATTAAAACAGGACGCGCTGATGCAGCAGTGGCTAGTCACACCATTAACCCTGGAAGAAGCAAACAGGTGCTATTTTCAACACCTTACTATTATTCAGGACCGCAAATCTTTACGAGACCTGACAGTGATATTAAAACCGTCGAAGACTTAAAAGGAAAAGAGGTTGCGGTTGCGAAGGGTTCTACATATGCGGCTACTGCCGCCAGATATACAAATAATATTAAGCAATACGATAGTGACATAACCGCTTTGAAGGCATTAAGCATTGGTCGGCACGATGCTGTAATAACAGACTTTGTAACGGGTCGAAGTGCAAAAAAAGAGGGCTTTAAAATCGTTCCTAAACAGCTGATTGAACGAAGTGAGCAGGCTGTTGTTATGCCGAAAGATAACCCGCAGCTAGTAAAGCGTGTCAACGAAGCACTTGAGAGACTCCGTAAAAATGGAACGTTAAAGAAAATTAGCATTGAATATTTCGGAGAAGACATTACTGAAAAACCAGAGAAATAG
- a CDS encoding GNAT family N-acetyltransferase — protein sequence MHTYFLTSERMGFREMKSSDLPNLMTIFSDPIAMTYYQDTKTEQEALQWIQWTKQNYQVFQTGLWVVEDKQAGNFIGLCGLIPHKIDGQVEIEIGYLLKRSYWNQGLATEAAGACLKYGFDVLKFNRIVSLISPDNAPSIRVAQKIGMVREKMVIEHEKCVEMYGVNKK from the coding sequence ATGCATACTTACTTTCTTACGAGTGAAAGAATGGGATTTCGGGAAATGAAATCATCTGATCTGCCAAATTTAATGACTATTTTTTCTGATCCAATTGCTATGACGTACTACCAAGACACAAAAACAGAACAAGAAGCGCTTCAGTGGATTCAGTGGACAAAACAAAATTATCAAGTATTTCAAACTGGACTATGGGTAGTAGAAGATAAGCAAGCAGGGAATTTCATCGGATTATGCGGACTTATTCCACATAAAATAGATGGGCAAGTGGAGATAGAAATAGGGTATTTGTTAAAAAGAAGCTATTGGAATCAAGGGCTTGCAACAGAAGCTGCGGGTGCTTGTCTAAAGTACGGATTTGATGTATTAAAATTTAATCGCATTGTGTCCCTCATCTCACCAGATAATGCTCCCTCTATTCGTGTCGCACAAAAAATAGGAATGGTACGAGAAAAAATGGTGATCGAGCACGAAAAATGCGTCGAGATGTATGGAGTGAATAAAAAATGA
- a CDS encoding GNAT family N-acetyltransferase, whose product MIQRLSMHENIVAEQVLAIQLRAYALEASLLNYPDLPPLKDSVHTLQHVNETFYGYVKDNELAGVISIEDDQYSYTICRVAVSPKFHRQGIAQDLLNFIQERYSTTLVVTTGVANTPAVRLYEKNGFQEARRFYTPDGLELVTFSK is encoded by the coding sequence ATGATTCAACGTTTATCAATGCATGAAAACATAGTAGCAGAGCAAGTTCTAGCGATCCAATTACGCGCTTATGCGTTAGAGGCATCTCTCTTGAATTATCCTGATTTACCTCCGTTAAAAGATTCTGTTCACACTCTTCAACACGTCAATGAAACGTTTTATGGGTATGTGAAAGACAACGAGCTTGCGGGGGTTATTTCAATAGAAGACGATCAGTATAGCTACACCATTTGCCGAGTCGCAGTGAGTCCTAAATTTCATCGCCAAGGCATCGCACAGGACCTTTTAAACTTCATTCAAGAACGCTATTCTACTACTCTCGTCGTTACGACAGGTGTTGCAAACACTCCTGCTGTAAGGTTATATGAAAAAAACGGCTTCCAGGAAGCCCGCCGTTTTTATACGCCTGATGGATTAGAACTAGTCACGTTTTCTAAATGA
- a CDS encoding MerR family transcriptional regulator, protein MRIGEFVSLLNTTKDTVRHYEDLGLITPTRVQNKKYYGEKDKIDFKVIQECKHFGLTLSDIQALFQLKSAYTCGDERFIKEVLEQLSMQVMVLKHEEALIKKRRMCLENELMNIKEQLKS, encoded by the coding sequence GTGAGAATTGGAGAATTTGTCTCTCTTCTAAACACAACAAAGGATACGGTTCGCCACTACGAGGATCTAGGCCTCATTACACCGACTCGTGTGCAGAACAAAAAGTACTACGGTGAAAAGGATAAGATCGATTTTAAGGTCATTCAGGAGTGCAAACACTTTGGCCTCACCTTAAGTGATATACAAGCTCTTTTCCAGCTGAAATCAGCGTATACGTGCGGTGACGAGCGTTTTATAAAGGAAGTGTTAGAGCAACTTAGCATGCAAGTAATGGTTCTAAAACACGAAGAAGCACTGATAAAAAAGCGACGAATGTGCTTAGAGAATGAATTAATGAATATAAAAGAACAGCTAAAAAGCTAG